In Nocardia sputorum, a single genomic region encodes these proteins:
- a CDS encoding helix-turn-helix transcriptional regulator, protein MSVGRASSPGFPPATANDFVGRERELEKIGMALLGGTRLVTLIGAGGIGKTRLATEAVHRFHKARRVPVHWVRLAVLSRGADAAAVEEQVARSLIDVDFSGRSAWEAVLDTLRRRDAVGRTLQTILVMDNCEHVLDGAGRVIADLLEAAPGLTVLATSREAIGWVDEQLVPVPALSRDQALALFRARADLTGHTVADDEAELAVAVCRHVHNHPLYIRLAAARLLRQPLPMILRDLSGEASDRRLRWSHGPRVGADARHQGIRDVIAWSYDLCRDKERLLFDRLSVFAAGYDVDHENADPAAADVGAELEAIEAVCADDEPGGVARAEIEGLLERLADQSLVSVHLTATTVRYSLLESVRLFAQQRLAEHDGEWDRLVRRHRRYYRDKVVAARAEWFGPGEQDLLDWARAAWDNLLCAMAGSLATPEEAAVGLEIAAGLIALRSPFLTGSLREPRRWAERTLAVSRALDPQPVSLQVTAMSLIAWISLCQGLHHDADRMLDECVALCVPDPAARTGWREHDRDLDLPAPVEFARGAELMLVRRDVRALAVLARAREKFSAAGDRGGAAMSELFEALTAALLGESAQALEISRRHLEHAERSGARWAASWVGLARAMALTKHGDPRQALAVAQAALTTQLEIRDQWGVVWAVHVRAWAVARMIRDTDGERSGGVTEQAREVARLLGGGATLRERIGVDIANLGPFAVETDIAAATARAVLGETVFAEAEREGALLRPELGEVAQLALGNLSLDRLPVEHPVRRHRPSHWEDLSAAEQDVAVLAAAGWTNTAIAARRGSSYKTVDAQMASILQKLMIGSREDIRALVPADRQDQVLEEAARKPLRPRRS, encoded by the coding sequence GTGTCGGTAGGACGTGCGTCGAGTCCGGGATTCCCACCCGCGACCGCCAATGATTTCGTGGGGCGCGAGCGTGAGCTGGAGAAGATCGGGATGGCGCTGCTGGGCGGAACCCGCCTGGTCACCCTGATCGGCGCGGGCGGCATCGGCAAGACCCGGCTGGCGACCGAAGCCGTGCACCGGTTTCACAAGGCCCGGCGCGTTCCGGTGCACTGGGTGCGCCTGGCAGTGCTGTCGCGCGGCGCCGACGCGGCGGCGGTCGAGGAGCAGGTCGCGCGGTCGCTGATCGACGTCGATTTCTCCGGACGCTCGGCGTGGGAGGCGGTGCTGGACACGCTGCGCCGCCGCGACGCGGTCGGGCGCACCCTGCAGACGATCCTGGTGATGGACAACTGCGAACACGTCCTGGACGGCGCGGGGCGGGTGATCGCCGATCTGCTGGAAGCGGCGCCGGGTCTGACCGTGCTGGCCACCAGCCGGGAGGCGATCGGCTGGGTCGACGAGCAATTGGTGCCGGTGCCCGCGCTGTCGCGGGACCAGGCGCTGGCCCTGTTTCGCGCCCGCGCCGATCTGACCGGGCACACCGTCGCCGACGACGAGGCCGAGCTGGCGGTGGCGGTCTGCCGCCACGTGCACAACCATCCGCTCTACATCCGGCTGGCCGCCGCGCGGCTGCTGCGTCAGCCGCTGCCGATGATCCTGCGGGATCTCAGCGGTGAGGCGAGCGACCGGCGGTTGCGCTGGTCGCACGGTCCCCGGGTCGGCGCGGACGCGCGGCACCAGGGCATCCGCGACGTCATCGCCTGGTCCTATGACCTGTGCCGGGACAAGGAGCGGCTGCTGTTCGACCGGCTGTCGGTGTTCGCGGCAGGCTACGACGTCGATCACGAGAACGCGGACCCGGCGGCGGCGGACGTCGGCGCGGAGCTGGAGGCGATCGAAGCGGTCTGCGCCGACGACGAGCCGGGCGGTGTGGCCCGCGCCGAGATCGAGGGCCTGCTCGAGCGCCTGGCGGATCAATCGCTGGTCTCGGTGCACCTGACCGCGACCACGGTGCGGTATTCGCTGCTGGAGAGCGTCCGCCTGTTCGCCCAGCAGCGGCTGGCCGAACACGACGGCGAATGGGACCGGTTGGTGCGCAGGCACCGCCGCTACTACCGCGACAAGGTCGTCGCGGCCCGAGCCGAATGGTTCGGCCCCGGCGAACAGGATCTGCTGGATTGGGCGCGCGCGGCCTGGGACAACCTGCTGTGCGCCATGGCGGGCAGCCTCGCCACGCCGGAGGAGGCCGCCGTCGGGCTGGAGATCGCCGCCGGGCTGATCGCGTTGCGCAGCCCGTTTCTCACCGGCTCGCTGCGCGAACCGCGCCGTTGGGCCGAGCGCACGCTGGCCGTCAGCCGCGCCCTCGATCCGCAGCCGGTGTCGCTGCAGGTCACGGCGATGTCGCTGATCGCATGGATCAGCCTGTGCCAGGGCCTGCACCACGACGCGGATCGCATGCTCGACGAGTGCGTCGCGCTGTGCGTGCCCGACCCCGCCGCCCGGACGGGCTGGCGGGAGCACGACCGCGATCTCGATCTGCCCGCCCCGGTCGAATTCGCCAGAGGCGCCGAGCTGATGCTGGTGCGCCGCGATGTGCGCGCGCTGGCGGTGCTGGCCCGCGCGCGCGAGAAGTTCTCCGCCGCAGGGGATCGTGGCGGGGCCGCGATGAGCGAACTCTTCGAAGCGCTGACCGCCGCGTTGCTCGGCGAATCCGCGCAGGCCTTGGAGATCTCCCGGCGGCATCTGGAGCACGCCGAGCGCTCCGGCGCGCGATGGGCGGCATCCTGGGTCGGACTGGCTCGGGCGATGGCGCTGACCAAACACGGCGACCCGCGGCAAGCGCTCGCCGTGGCGCAGGCGGCGCTGACCACCCAGCTGGAGATCCGCGATCAATGGGGCGTGGTCTGGGCCGTTCATGTTCGCGCGTGGGCGGTAGCGCGCATGATCCGCGACACCGACGGCGAACGTTCCGGCGGGGTGACGGAGCAGGCGCGCGAAGTCGCGCGCCTGCTCGGTGGCGGCGCGACGCTGCGGGAGCGCATCGGTGTCGACATCGCCAATCTCGGCCCGTTCGCCGTCGAGACCGACATCGCCGCCGCCACCGCCCGCGCGGTCCTGGGCGAAACCGTCTTCGCGGAGGCGGAGCGGGAGGGCGCGCTGCTGCGTCCCGAACTCGGCGAGGTGGCGCAGCTGGCGCTGGGCAACCTGTCGCTGGACCGGCTGCCCGTCGAGCATCCGGTCCGGCGCCACCGGCCCTCGCACTGGGAGGACTTGTCGGCGGCCGAACAGGACGTGGCCGTGCTGGCGGCGGCGGGCTGGACCAACACCGCCATCGCCGCCCGGCGGGGCAGCTCCTACAAGACCGTCGACGCCCAGATGGCCTCGATCCTGCAGAAACTGATGATCGGCTCGCGCGAGGACATCCGCGCCCTCGTGCCCGCCGACCGGCAGGACCAGGTGCTGGAGGAGGCCGCGCGCAAACCGCTGCGCCCGCGGCGCTCGTGA
- a CDS encoding styrene monooxygenase/indole monooxygenase family protein yields the protein MGQILVLGAGECGLPLAHRLLRGGRPVTLVTDRDAEALLAGTVTSTQVKFSPTQDLEADLGLGYWRSIAPNIEGIRFTMAVDRTTVVTWAGRFTRPAQSVDQRTVFARWLGEYLAEGGDLRIAEPSVAEIEQSAADYDLTVVTRAGRDLAGCFEADPAWPTPAVPLRRLAVLYLDGVEPDPEGLGSYTALPGHGEVISYPGLTGRPGQERRCEILLFEALPGGVLDVFDQHSTPAQRWAQAERLLEAHLPAELAERYRRAQPTDAGATLVGAVTPVMRRPVGALPSGRPVLGGGDVVCRMDPGGAQGANNAVHCAIRYGEAILHDPDGTYDRAWMEWAAAPWLTAVAHPAARWTATVLDPPPAMQEMMLAAQHEPALADAFADTFARPANLARLTAKAAS from the coding sequence GTGGGACAGATACTCGTACTCGGGGCGGGCGAATGCGGATTACCCCTCGCCCATCGACTGCTGCGCGGCGGGCGGCCGGTCACCCTGGTGACCGACCGGGACGCCGAGGCGCTCCTCGCCGGCACCGTGACCAGCACTCAGGTCAAATTCTCGCCGACGCAGGACCTCGAAGCGGATCTGGGCCTGGGTTACTGGCGCTCGATCGCGCCGAATATCGAAGGCATCCGGTTCACCATGGCCGTCGACCGCACGACCGTGGTCACCTGGGCCGGACGGTTCACCCGTCCCGCGCAGAGCGTGGATCAGCGGACGGTGTTCGCCCGCTGGCTCGGCGAGTACCTGGCCGAAGGCGGCGACCTGCGCATCGCCGAGCCCTCCGTCGCGGAAATCGAGCAGAGCGCCGCCGACTACGACCTCACCGTCGTGACCCGCGCCGGTCGTGACCTCGCCGGCTGCTTCGAGGCCGACCCGGCGTGGCCGACGCCCGCCGTGCCGCTGCGCCGGCTTGCCGTGCTGTACCTGGACGGTGTCGAGCCGGACCCGGAGGGCCTCGGCTCCTACACCGCGCTCCCCGGACACGGTGAAGTGATCTCCTATCCCGGCCTGACGGGACGGCCGGGGCAGGAACGCCGTTGCGAGATCCTGCTTTTCGAGGCGCTGCCCGGCGGTGTGCTGGACGTGTTCGACCAGCACAGCACGCCCGCGCAGCGCTGGGCACAGGCCGAGCGGCTGCTGGAGGCGCACCTGCCCGCCGAACTCGCCGAGCGCTACCGGCGCGCCCAGCCGACGGATGCCGGGGCGACGCTGGTGGGCGCGGTGACGCCGGTCATGCGCCGTCCGGTCGGCGCGCTGCCGTCGGGCAGGCCGGTGCTGGGCGGAGGCGACGTCGTCTGCCGGATGGACCCGGGCGGCGCACAGGGCGCCAACAACGCCGTGCACTGCGCGATCCGCTACGGCGAGGCGATCCTGCACGACCCGGACGGCACCTATGACCGCGCGTGGATGGAGTGGGCGGCCGCGCCGTGGCTGACGGCCGTCGCCCACCCGGCCGCGCGGTGGACGGCGACGGTGCTCGATCCGCCGCCCGCCATGCAGGAGATGATGCTGGCGGCCCAGCACGAGCCGGCGCTGGCCGACGCTTTCGCCGATACCTTCGCGCGACCGGCGAACCTGGCCCGGCTCACGGCGAAAGCGGCGTCCTGA
- a CDS encoding cytochrome P450, whose translation MTTPRNLDQTTNQPGAHHGSPIEHRGERVSLYSPQFAADPHRAYRDMRARYGSMAPVELAPGVSATLVLDYHTAVRIMHDPEHFPADPRTWQANVPADCPVLPVLEWRPNAMRATGEAHARYRQANTASINAVDLHALHETVERTAAELINTFCAAGSADLVSQYALPLAFEVVNALLGCPPEIGREVAAATAAVFDGVNAEEGNRMLGAALLRLIELKRAEPGRDITTRLLRHPAALDDAEVIHQLVVLYGAGIEPLQNLIVNTLLLILTDDRFGGDVLGGSLSTRDALDEVLFTDPPMANFSVTYPRQPILIGDVWLPAHQPVVISFAACNNDPAISGDNHSGNRSHLAWGAGPHACPARDPAYLIAQDAVDQLLDALPELRPAAPVHELTWRPGPFHRALAALPVVFPATAPW comes from the coding sequence TTGACCACGCCCCGAAACCTCGACCAGACCACGAACCAGCCCGGCGCTCACCATGGTTCGCCCATCGAACACCGGGGCGAGCGCGTATCGCTGTACTCCCCGCAATTCGCCGCCGATCCGCATCGCGCCTACCGGGACATGCGCGCCCGCTACGGCTCGATGGCGCCGGTCGAACTGGCCCCGGGCGTGTCCGCGACGTTGGTGCTGGACTATCACACCGCCGTGCGCATCATGCACGACCCGGAGCACTTTCCCGCAGACCCGCGCACCTGGCAGGCGAACGTCCCCGCCGACTGCCCCGTGCTGCCGGTGCTGGAGTGGCGTCCCAACGCCATGCGCGCCACGGGCGAGGCGCATGCCCGCTACCGCCAGGCCAACACCGCGAGCATCAATGCCGTCGACCTGCACGCCCTGCACGAGACGGTGGAGCGGACCGCGGCGGAGCTGATCAACACCTTCTGTGCGGCAGGCAGCGCGGATCTGGTGTCGCAGTACGCCCTTCCACTGGCGTTCGAGGTGGTCAACGCCCTGCTGGGCTGCCCGCCGGAGATCGGCCGGGAGGTCGCCGCCGCGACCGCCGCCGTGTTCGACGGGGTGAACGCCGAGGAGGGCAACCGCATGCTCGGCGCCGCGCTGCTGCGTCTGATCGAACTGAAGCGCGCCGAGCCCGGCCGGGACATCACCACACGACTGCTGCGGCATCCGGCGGCCCTGGACGACGCCGAGGTGATCCACCAGCTCGTCGTGCTATACGGCGCGGGCATCGAACCGCTGCAGAACCTGATCGTCAACACCCTGCTGCTGATCCTCACCGACGACCGGTTCGGCGGCGACGTCCTCGGCGGAAGCCTGTCCACCCGCGACGCGCTGGACGAAGTGTTGTTCACCGACCCGCCGATGGCCAATTTCTCGGTCACCTATCCGCGCCAGCCGATTCTGATCGGCGACGTGTGGCTGCCCGCTCACCAACCGGTGGTCATCAGTTTCGCCGCCTGTAACAACGATCCGGCGATCAGCGGCGACAACCACAGCGGCAATCGGTCGCATCTGGCCTGGGGCGCCGGACCGCACGCCTGCCCGGCCCGCGACCCGGCCTACCTCATCGCGCAGGACGCGGTCGACCAGTTGCTGGACGCGCTGCCGGAACTGCGGCCCGCCGCGCCGGTGCACGAGTTGACATGGCGGCCAGGGCCTTTCCACCGCGCCCTGGCCGCGCTGCCGGTCGTATTCCCCGCGACTGCGCCCTGGTAG
- a CDS encoding purine-cytosine permease family protein encodes MSSTRASAPQEAPLTLDQPAPKVLSFWDQSAFWANLGVSLIAFSGAYTVLAPNAQGAAQISIAAGILATVLGTLVGGLMLGAAALTGARTGQPAMVLLRGLFGAKLSYLPTVLNIAQLIGWGTFELIVIGDAAEELFGGGPQWLYVVVAGALTTVLTIWPLGSVRLLRRFVTAGVVLALVWFYAQFFRAGLPDLRTNPGPEGNGPFGVDWNLFWIATDAALAVSISWVPVAADYTRHARTGRSAFGAAAGAYALTQIVAYVLGLFALALAAGDGGPYAPFLQVSLGALFFFVFVLREADQSFANVYSTAVSIQNLAPRVDRRVLSIGLGALITILALRLDMANYFGFLGLIGSVFVPLLGVLVADFFLRAHREWNTAPDAPARWGMVVAWLTGFAVYQLINPGDAGVWTEFWEHARRALHFTPQAWMSASLLSFSAALAVAWLIGKVAAKPPSA; translated from the coding sequence ATGTCGTCGACCCGCGCGAGCGCGCCGCAGGAAGCGCCGCTGACCCTCGACCAGCCGGCGCCGAAGGTGCTCTCGTTCTGGGACCAGAGCGCGTTCTGGGCCAATCTCGGCGTCAGCCTCATCGCGTTCTCCGGCGCGTACACGGTGCTCGCGCCGAACGCCCAGGGCGCCGCGCAGATCTCGATCGCGGCCGGAATCCTGGCGACCGTCCTCGGCACGCTGGTGGGCGGACTGATGCTGGGCGCCGCCGCGCTGACCGGCGCGCGCACCGGACAACCCGCGATGGTCCTGCTGCGCGGGTTGTTCGGCGCGAAGCTCAGTTACCTGCCCACCGTGCTGAACATCGCCCAGTTGATCGGTTGGGGAACGTTCGAGCTGATCGTCATCGGCGACGCGGCCGAGGAACTGTTCGGCGGCGGCCCGCAGTGGCTCTACGTGGTGGTGGCGGGCGCGCTCACGACGGTGCTCACGATCTGGCCGCTCGGTTCGGTCCGGTTGCTGCGCAGGTTCGTGACCGCCGGCGTAGTGCTCGCGCTGGTCTGGTTCTATGCGCAGTTCTTCCGCGCCGGTCTGCCCGATCTGCGAACGAACCCGGGACCTGAGGGAAACGGGCCTTTCGGCGTCGACTGGAACCTCTTCTGGATCGCCACCGATGCCGCCTTGGCGGTCTCCATCTCGTGGGTGCCGGTCGCCGCAGACTACACCCGGCATGCCCGCACCGGCCGCTCGGCGTTCGGCGCGGCGGCGGGCGCCTACGCGCTCACCCAGATCGTCGCCTACGTCCTCGGTCTGTTCGCGCTGGCGCTCGCGGCAGGCGACGGCGGACCGTACGCACCGTTTTTGCAGGTGAGCCTCGGGGCGTTGTTCTTCTTCGTCTTCGTGCTGCGGGAGGCGGACCAATCGTTCGCGAATGTGTACTCCACCGCCGTGTCGATCCAGAATCTCGCGCCGCGCGTCGACCGCCGGGTGCTCTCGATCGGCCTCGGCGCCCTGATCACGATTCTGGCGCTGCGGTTGGACATGGCGAACTACTTCGGCTTCCTCGGGCTGATCGGTTCGGTGTTCGTCCCCTTGCTCGGCGTGCTGGTCGCCGATTTCTTCCTGCGTGCCCACCGGGAGTGGAACACCGCACCCGACGCGCCCGCGCGATGGGGAATGGTGGTTGCGTGGCTGACCGGATTCGCTGTGTATCAACTGATCAACCCGGGCGACGCCGGGGTGTGGACGGAGTTCTGGGAGCACGCGCGGCGGGCTCTGCACTTCACCCCGCAGGCGTGGATGAGCGCGTCGCTGCTGTCGTTCTCGGCGGCGCTGGCGGTGGCGTGGCTGATCGGGAAGGTGGCGGCGAAGCCCCCCTCCGCGTAG
- a CDS encoding DUF72 domain-containing protein, whose amino-acid sequence MGRIRIGTSGWVYPPWRGTFYPQGLAHKRELAYLSERLDSVEINGSFYSLQRPSSYQRWAEQTPDDFLFAVKGSRFITHMKRLRDGDDLLANFLASGPLALGPKLGPILWQLPPTFRFDADVLDAFLSRLPRSTEQAAEIARRHDHRVDPAHTSTDADRPMRHALEIRHDSFVTPAFTDLLARHGVALVVADAAGKYPLLEEVTADFVYIRLHGHDELYVSGYTDEGLDMWAEKIRSWAGSCDVYTYFDNDAKVRAPRDAMALRERLAPVVTPRPAK is encoded by the coding sequence ATGGGCCGGATCAGGATCGGGACATCGGGTTGGGTATACCCGCCCTGGCGCGGGACGTTCTACCCGCAGGGCTTGGCGCACAAGCGCGAGCTGGCCTATCTGTCGGAGCGACTCGACAGCGTCGAGATCAACGGCTCCTTCTATTCGTTGCAGCGCCCGTCCAGCTACCAGCGGTGGGCGGAGCAGACGCCGGACGATTTCCTGTTCGCGGTGAAAGGCAGCCGCTTCATCACCCACATGAAGCGGCTGCGTGACGGTGACGACCTGCTGGCCAACTTCTTGGCGTCCGGCCCGCTGGCGCTCGGGCCCAAGCTCGGGCCGATTCTCTGGCAGCTGCCGCCGACCTTCCGCTTCGACGCCGACGTCCTGGACGCCTTCTTGTCCCGGCTGCCCCGCAGCACCGAGCAGGCCGCCGAGATCGCGCGGCGGCACGATCACCGCGTCGACCCCGCGCACACGAGCACCGACGCCGACCGGCCGATGCGGCATGCGCTGGAGATCCGGCACGACAGCTTCGTGACCCCGGCGTTCACCGACCTGCTCGCCCGCCACGGCGTGGCACTCGTCGTCGCCGACGCCGCGGGCAAGTATCCCCTGCTGGAAGAGGTCACCGCGGATTTCGTCTATATCCGTTTGCACGGCCACGACGAGCTCTACGTCAGCGGATACACCGACGAGGGCCTGGACATGTGGGCGGAGAAGATCCGCTCGTGGGCCGGGTCCTGCGACGTCTACACCTATTTCGACAACGACGCGAAGGTGCGGGCGCCGCGCGATGCGATGGCGTTGCGGGAACGCCTGGCGCCGGTCGTGACACCGCGGCCCGCGAAATGA
- a CDS encoding LOG family protein, translating into MATVRQVAVCGPRECTRQEAEWARAIGGLLARAGVTVLCGGGSGVMAAVAAGTAEAGGLVIGVRPDTDRGAVCPGLSAVLFTNMGEARNAILVESADAVIVVGGSWGTLSEVALARRRGGIPVISLGGWEVRDVNGRSVTATDVAADPADAVRRALDGVAEAEPI; encoded by the coding sequence GTGGCGACAGTGCGGCAGGTCGCGGTCTGCGGGCCGAGGGAGTGCACGCGGCAGGAAGCGGAATGGGCGCGCGCGATCGGCGGACTCTTGGCGCGAGCTGGAGTGACCGTGCTCTGCGGCGGCGGTTCCGGGGTGATGGCCGCGGTCGCCGCCGGGACCGCCGAGGCCGGTGGGCTCGTGATCGGCGTGCGTCCGGACACCGACCGCGGCGCGGTGTGTCCCGGGTTGTCGGCGGTGCTGTTCACGAATATGGGTGAGGCGCGCAACGCGATCCTCGTCGAGTCGGCGGACGCGGTGATCGTCGTCGGCGGCTCGTGGGGCACGCTGTCGGAGGTCGCGCTCGCGCGGCGGCGCGGCGGGATTCCGGTGATCTCCTTGGGCGGCTGGGAAGTTCGCGACGTGAACGGTCGATCGGTGACCGCGACGGACGTCGCGGCCGACCCGGCCGACGCGGTGCGGCGGGCGCTGGATGGGGTCGCTGAGGCGGAGCCGATCTGA
- a CDS encoding alpha/beta hydrolase produces MDVPTQQTLAVPGATLYYELRGAGPLLLLIPGGNGDAGTFDAIAERLADRYTVVSYDRRGFSRSPLDEPPHDRVVTDGLDAAALLTHLTDQPAHVLGSSSGAIVALELLRTRPELVRTLVAHEPPLATLLPEGEKWLAFLDGVHERSKTEGTSAAMAEFAAGIGLRVAAPPAEQLPPEAVAMVGRIQQNLVFWMEHELRQYPRYAPDLTALRASSDRLVLGIGRESRDTFPALPNTVLAKELDLDLVEFPGDHVGYLSAPDEFVARLDDILTRDDS; encoded by the coding sequence ATGGACGTACCCACTCAGCAGACCCTCGCCGTCCCCGGCGCCACCCTCTACTACGAGTTGCGCGGTGCCGGTCCACTGCTGTTGCTGATTCCCGGCGGCAACGGCGACGCCGGAACCTTCGACGCCATCGCCGAACGTCTCGCCGACCGTTACACCGTGGTCTCCTACGACCGGCGCGGCTTCTCCCGCAGCCCCCTCGACGAGCCACCGCACGATCGCGTGGTCACCGACGGACTGGACGCCGCGGCGCTGCTCACGCACCTCACCGATCAGCCCGCCCACGTGCTGGGCAGCAGTTCGGGCGCGATCGTCGCCCTGGAACTGCTTCGCACCCGGCCCGAACTCGTGCGCACGCTCGTCGCGCACGAACCGCCGCTGGCCACCCTGTTGCCCGAGGGTGAGAAGTGGCTTGCCTTCCTGGACGGCGTCCACGAACGGAGCAAGACCGAAGGCACGTCCGCGGCCATGGCGGAATTCGCCGCGGGCATCGGCCTGCGGGTCGCGGCGCCGCCGGCCGAGCAGCTGCCGCCGGAAGCCGTCGCCATGGTGGGCAGGATCCAGCAGAACCTGGTCTTCTGGATGGAGCACGAGTTGCGTCAGTATCCGCGATACGCGCCGGACCTCACGGCATTGCGTGCGTCGTCGGACCGGCTCGTGCTCGGCATCGGTCGCGAATCGCGTGACACCTTCCCCGCCCTCCCGAACACCGTGCTCGCGAAGGAACTCGACCTCGACCTCGTCGAGTTCCCGGGTGACCACGTCGGCTACCTCAGCGCACCCGACGAGTTCGTCGCCCGGCTCGACGACATACTCACCCGCGACGACAGCTGA
- a CDS encoding CopG family transcriptional regulator, with protein sequence MTDYPTNPEAVRDFLSGLEYTDAPVAPAELPPPLRAEDTVTVTTSLRIPLELHQRVKKAAEQRGVTMSALIRDWIELELAALENDQPISRADALRALAALHPLRQSA encoded by the coding sequence ATGACTGACTATCCGACGAACCCGGAGGCCGTCCGGGACTTCCTGTCCGGTTTGGAGTACACCGACGCACCCGTCGCCCCGGCCGAGCTGCCCCCGCCGCTGCGGGCCGAGGACACGGTCACCGTCACCACGTCGCTGCGCATCCCGCTGGAGTTGCACCAGCGGGTCAAGAAGGCCGCCGAGCAGCGGGGCGTCACCATGTCGGCGCTCATTCGCGACTGGATCGAACTGGAGCTGGCCGCCTTGGAGAACGACCAGCCCATTTCGCGCGCCGATGCCCTGCGGGCGCTGGCCGCCCTGCATCCTTTGCGGCAGTCGGCTTAG
- a CDS encoding DUF4153 domain-containing protein produces MSPEPESASTADPVSTRAAEGRGRPPRGESAADSSEAAARASVRALLGQFGTAVADAQTAVAPVAGPVFVPRPPKWRRVARPPGVALAALVSGLAAAVLIHWDRPGIGWLLAACVAATSVFLVDRNARKRVAATTKDVGGQKKSMPEQQADTNSPRWKRYGGRPWWAALTLALLAVGAVRAAGWLFALCVVAACVAASLAVVGRRTVNGILYDTLAVWLETAAAVPWAYAGIARPRGGNATQAWRLGLSVAVTVALLAVFVPLLGSADAMFAALLETVTPAVDVPTVLRWAALFAVGCLGALGALFVLAGPPPPATAAAGGRTLRRTEWALPVGALAILFAAFVATQFVVLFGGDDYVQETSGLTYAEYARSGFWQLSAVTVLTLAVLMVVLRWAAQDTVADRWWLRGLLTAVSGLALVIVASALGRMWTYQQAYGFTVLRLLVEACELWLGSVYLLVLVAVLRLRRAWLPRAVLGTAMVTLLALAVLDPERLIAQQNIDRWQRGKALDIDYLGTLSPDVLPATDRLPEPLRSDLRSRLRADLDEDTWQSWNLSRAAAR; encoded by the coding sequence ATGTCTCCAGAACCCGAATCCGCCTCGACGGCCGACCCGGTGTCAACCCGGGCGGCCGAGGGAAGGGGCCGTCCCCCGCGGGGTGAATCCGCCGCCGATTCCAGCGAGGCGGCAGCTCGGGCATCGGTACGCGCGCTACTCGGACAGTTCGGGACGGCGGTGGCCGACGCGCAGACCGCCGTTGCGCCGGTGGCCGGGCCGGTGTTCGTGCCCCGTCCGCCGAAATGGCGCCGGGTGGCCCGCCCGCCGGGCGTGGCGCTCGCCGCGCTCGTCTCCGGCCTGGCCGCCGCCGTCCTGATCCACTGGGACCGGCCGGGCATCGGCTGGCTCCTGGCGGCCTGCGTCGCGGCGACGTCGGTCTTCCTCGTCGACCGCAATGCCCGCAAGCGTGTGGCGGCCACGACGAAAGATGTTGGGGGCCAGAAGAAATCGATGCCAGAGCAGCAGGCGGACACCAATTCCCCGCGCTGGAAGCGATACGGGGGACGGCCGTGGTGGGCAGCGCTGACACTGGCTTTGCTCGCGGTAGGGGCCGTTCGCGCGGCGGGGTGGCTGTTCGCCCTGTGCGTGGTCGCGGCCTGCGTAGCCGCTTCGCTGGCGGTCGTCGGACGCCGCACGGTCAACGGCATCCTCTACGACACCCTCGCGGTCTGGCTGGAGACGGCCGCGGCCGTGCCGTGGGCGTACGCGGGCATCGCCCGGCCGCGCGGCGGGAACGCGACACAGGCGTGGCGGCTCGGATTGTCGGTGGCGGTGACCGTCGCGCTGCTCGCGGTGTTCGTGCCGCTGCTCGGCAGTGCCGACGCGATGTTCGCCGCGTTGCTCGAGACCGTGACCCCGGCTGTGGACGTGCCGACGGTGCTGCGCTGGGCCGCACTGTTCGCGGTGGGCTGTCTCGGCGCGCTCGGCGCGCTGTTCGTGCTCGCGGGCCCGCCGCCGCCCGCCACCGCGGCGGCGGGCGGACGGACGTTGCGCCGGACGGAATGGGCGCTGCCGGTCGGTGCGCTCGCGATCCTGTTCGCGGCGTTCGTCGCGACCCAGTTCGTGGTGCTCTTCGGCGGTGACGACTACGTCCAGGAGACATCGGGCCTGACCTACGCCGAGTACGCGCGCAGCGGGTTCTGGCAGCTGTCGGCCGTCACCGTGCTGACCCTCGCGGTGCTGATGGTGGTGCTGCGCTGGGCGGCTCAGGACACCGTCGCCGACCGGTGGTGGTTGCGCGGTCTGCTCACGGCGGTGAGCGGGCTGGCGCTGGTCATCGTCGCCTCCGCGCTCGGCCGGATGTGGACCTACCAGCAGGCCTACGGCTTCACGGTGCTGCGCCTGCTCGTGGAAGCCTGCGAGCTGTGGCTCGGCTCGGTCTACCTGCTGGTCTTGGTGGCCGTCCTGCGGCTGCGCCGGGCGTGGCTGCCCCGCGCCGTGCTGGGCACCGCCATGGTGACGCTGCTGGCGCTGGCCGTTCTCGATCCGGAGCGGCTGATCGCGCAGCAGAACATCGATCGCTGGCAGCGCGGTAAGGCGCTGGACATCGACTACCTGGGCACCCTCTCGCCGGACGTTCTGCCCGCGACCGATCGGCTTCCCGAGCCGCTGCGGTCGGACCTGCGGAGCCGGCTGCGCGCCGACCTCGACGAGGACACCTGGCAGAGCTGGAATCTGTCCCGCGCCGCAGCACGGTGA